Proteins encoded by one window of Microplitis demolitor isolate Queensland-Clemson2020A chromosome 6, iyMicDemo2.1a, whole genome shotgun sequence:
- the LOC103570610 gene encoding vacuolar protein sorting-associated protein 54, whose translation MAKLVKITSEQLNNNLTALTCEFCPNLVFKKTGDFVKHLKESHCSKEGGSFVCHYGYNSVCSSLPLEGVSDNDYIAHAAKHAATQQLHHKNGQLTASSSTCSITSSSMSQSQSLPTWTVYSAVQNLPAVLNDPKKGKQGNFLTKTWGDSFTDHVHIPKSMYLPQEVTINYFDSYLKKIGRRYRRHSSRSITSINSIKSTSSTASSSINSCQERDEFDFSTIPSIFRNPNLDLSSRDTFENVFPFTKDGLLLNNYNEKAGRMTTNDVMVQVRCYQEKLSHYLDIVEVRIAEQVASKSQAFFHAMTSHDVLMEQLTQTINICKALRKNIKDIDKNFVIDSLNILRLERARVNRLLVYEKLKLIATVHQSQPMIQLLLSTPDYVAALDLISTTQEILHQELNGIQSFRHLSSQLTEMEKLVDKMLFTEFQRYSTADLNRPLTNDYSVLDADKLISIISGLLRQKHFKFIDTYKEESITTIRAVTKQRIIEALADSDCCSDQQAAALEVTGLSLAERLTLLSSTIQSLTSLLFRIKAVHEVMRETASLSSDNVDRNNIDKLLTTDEYLRVKNKLNDMLSTICDYCHERLASQLLSPSVSVNDREKNITDSNKESAVINNTSNKLNISNDKEMIQAAIKDDNSWLSDRGANVAQVCQLASIIDEFTDTCELICGKQSTALRSAFKVHASKFVQRFHNERKQKLSQLLDSEMWKQADVPVDFQLLIDRVFEFKKFPKELSSIKNSSFNYFNERTSGLGDVKNFLTIDNEQFAVVSTVIMLVQMINEYCCIATELQVLSGSIGRYLAELLRHYNSRCCQLVLGAGAMQAAGLKTITSTILVLASRSLKLLLWCMPFVKSHFQELANSTRGPTGLGGTVGGTGGVALLDSVERDVRAHIREIEGKILTIVDNLVGGQISIWDARPPVPSQSFRNISRHLVKLHEAVSGILPASDVQSLYRTVNNSFKEKLREQLFKMNIVNNGGPQHGVVISELTFYLEALRNLKVLPYDELSDDWMADIWTR comes from the exons atggcaaaattagttaaaataacaTCCGAGCAACTAAACAACAACTTGACAGCATTGACCTGTGAGTTCTGTCCTAACCTAGTGTTCAAGAAGACTGGAGACTTTGTCAA aCATTTGAAAGAGTCGCATTGTTCGAAAGAAGGCGGGTCATTTGTCTGCCACTATGGATACAATTCCGTATGTTCAAGTCTCCCATTGGAGGGTGTTTCGGACAATGATTACATAGCACATGCAGCGAAACACGCGGCAACCCAACAATTGCACCATAAAAATGGTCAGTTGACAGCATCATCATCGACTTGTTCCATCACTTCCAGCTCAATGTCTCAATCTCAGTCTCTGCCAACGTGGACAGTTTATTCCGCGGTACAGAATCTACCCGCGGTACTAAATGACCCTAAAAAAGGCAAGCAGGGTAACTTTTTAACCAAGACCTGGGGTGATAGTTTCACTGATCATGTTCACATTCCAAAAAGTATGTATTTACCCCAAGaagttacaattaattattttgatagctacttgaaaaaaattggccGTCGATACAGACGACATTCTAGTCGATCAATAacttcaataaattcaataaagtCAACGTCTTCAACTGCCTCTTCTTCAATAAATTCATGCCAAGAACGTGACGAGTTTGATTTTTCAACAATTCCTAGTATTTTTCGTAATCCAAATTTAGATTTATCTAGTCGGGATACTTTTGAAAATGTATTTCCTTTTACCAAGGACGGATTATTgctgaataattataatgagaaGGCAGGAAGAATGACCACCAATGATGTGATGGTACAAGTCAGGTGCTATCAGGAAAAACTGAGCCATTATTTAGATATAGTTGAGGTAAGAATTGCTGAACAGGTTGCCAGTAAATCACAAGCATTTTTTCATGCAATGACTTCTCATGATGTCTTGATGGAACAATTGACCCAGACTATAAACATTTGCAAGGCGCtgaggaaaaatataaaagatattGATAAGAATTTTGTTATTGATTCATTAAATATCCTGAG GCTGGAAAGAGCTCGCGTTAATAGGCTACTGgtttacgaaaaattaaaactgataGCGACTGTCCATCAGAGCCAGCCAATGATCCAGTTACTTCTTTCTACTCCTGACTATGTAGCAGCGCTTGATTTGATATCAACGACCCAAGAAATTTTGCACCAAGAACTCAATGGAATCCAAAGCTTTCGTCATTTAAGCTCCCAGTTAACAGAAATGGAGAAGTTGGTTGACAAAATGTTGTTTACTGAATTTCAACGTTACTCAACTGCTGATTTAAATCGACCATTAACTAATGATTATTCTGTTCTAGATGcg GATAAATTGATATCAATAATATCAGGATTGCTAAGACAGaagcattttaaatttattgatacgTATAAGGAAGAAAGTATAACGACGATACGGGCTGTTACTAAACAACGTATTATTGAAGCACTTGCTGATAGTGATTGTTGTAGTGATCAACAGGCTGCTGCATTAGAAGTTACTGGTTTGTCATTAGCTGAACGTTTAACATTATTGTCAAGTACTATTCAATCGTTAACGAGTTTATTATTTCGTATAAAg gctgTGCATGAAGTAATGCGTGAAACAGCATCCTTATCAAGTGATAATGTAGATAGGaataatatagataaattattaacgaccGACGAATATTTAcgggtaaaaaataaacttaatgaTATGTTGTCAACAATATGTGATTATTGTCATGAAAGATTAGCAAGCCAATTACTTTCGCCATCAGTATCAGTAAATGatcgtgaaaaaaatattaccgaCAGTAATAAAGAATCTGCGGTTATTAATAACactagtaataaattaaatatcagtaATGACAAAGAGATGATACAGGCGGCTATTAAAGATGATAATTCGTGGCTGAGTGATCGGGGTGCAAACGTTGCTCAAGTTTGTCAGCTGGCAAGTATTATTGATGAGTTTACAGATACGTGTGAATTAATATGCGGCAAACAATCCACTGCGTTGCGTTCTGCCTTCaaa GTACACGCAAGTAAATTTGTCCAGCGTTTCCATAATGAAAGGAAACAAAAACTAAGTCAACTATTAGACAGCGAAATGTGGAAGCAAGCTGATGTACCAGTAGACTTTCAGTTGTTGATCGACCgcgtttttgaatttaaaaaatttcccaaagAATTATCGTCGATTAAAAATagtagttttaattattttaatgaacgTACTAGTGGACTTGgtgatgtaaaaaattttttaactattgaTAATGAACAATTTGCTGTGGTCAGTACTGTAATTATGCTTGTACAGATGATTAATGAGTATTGTTg TATAGCTACAGAATTACAAGTGTTATCTGGAAGTATTGGACGTTACTTGGCAGAATTACTTCGTCATTACAATTCGCGTTGTTGTCAATTGGTACTGGGTGCCGGTGCAATGCAAGCAGCCGGATTGAAAACAATCACCAGTACAATTCTAGTACTTGCCAGCCGTAGTCTGAAGCTTTTATTATGGTGTATGCCTTTTGTTAAATCACATTTTCAAG aatTAGCGAATTCTACTCGCGGACCAACTGGACTAGGTGGTACCGTTGGTGGAACTGGTGGTGTAGCATTACTAGATAGCGTTGAACGCGATGTACGTGCTCATATTCGTGAAATAGAGGGTAAAATATTGACTATTGTTGACAATTTAGTCGGCGGTCAAATATCTATTTGGGATGCGCGTCCTCCAGTACCTTCACAATCATTTCGTAATATTTCTAG ACACTTGGTTAAATTACATGAAGCAGTTTCAGGAATATTACCAGCATCAGATGTCCAGTCGCTGTATCGCACCGTTAACAATTCATTTAAAGAAAAACTCCGggaacaattatttaaaatgaatattgttAATAACGGGGGTCCACAGCACGGTGTCGTAATATCTGAGCTAACATTTTACCTGGAGGCGcttagaaatttaaaagtacTGCCTTACGATGAATTGAGTGATGATTGGATGGCTGACATATGGACTAGATAA